The Salvia miltiorrhiza cultivar Shanhuang (shh) chromosome 1, IMPLAD_Smil_shh, whole genome shotgun sequence genome has a window encoding:
- the LOC131006667 gene encoding uncharacterized protein LOC131006667, which yields NIKMNVPPFQGKNDPELYLDWERKVELMFDCHNYSELKKVKLAAIEFSDYALVWWDQLVTSRRRNSEPPIQTWQEMKAVMRKRFVPNHYYRELFNKLQTLRQGSRSVDEYYKEMEVATIRANVVEEREATMARFLTGLHWDIRDKVELQHYVELEDMVHMAIKIENQLKRRGNNISNGSSSKGNQWKKEAPPREEKKPFVRSRPEGTGAANQGSPAVSDGRNRDKKCFKCQGFGHIMSDCPNRRIMILRDDGEVVTDDGTDDEEECEEIFAPNGQLFVARRALSVQTQPNEREQRENLFHTRCLVQDKVCSVIIDGGSCTNVASRAMVDRLGLTTEKHSKPYRLQWLNETGVIKVTKQVKVPFRIGKYEDEVVCDVIPMQASHILLGRPWQFDRREFDDVFPDDTPAGLPPIRGIEHQIDFVPGATLPNRPAYRTNPEETKELERQIGELLAKGHVRESLSPCAVPVLLVPKKDSSLRFVVSAQGVQVDDEKIRAIQEWPTPTNVAAVRSFHGLASFYRRFVPHFSSVAAPLTEVIKKNVEFKWGKAQEEAFQQLKYKLTHAPVLSLPNFSKSFEIECDASGVGIGAVLMQERRPIAYFSEKLNGATLSYPTYDKELYALVRALQTWQHYLWPNEFVIHTDHESLKHLKGQHKLNKRHARWMEFIETFPYVIKYKQGKENVVADALSRRHDDYLFRKNKLCVPKCSLRELLLLESHGGGLMGHFGIAKTLAVLHEHFFWPHMKRDVERICGRCVTCKQAKSRVSSHGLYTPLPIPTAPWIDISMDFVLGLPRTKRGRDSIFVVVDRFSKMAHFIPCHKSDDASHVADLFFREIVRLHGMPRTIVSDRDSKFLSYFWKTLWCKLGTKLLFSTTCHPQTDGQTEVVNKTLSTLLRAIIKKNIKSWEDCLPHVEFAYNRSVHSATQFSPFEIVYGFNPLTPLDLSPLPEHPGDWVWLHMRKERFPLQRRSKLLPRGDGPFQVLERINDNAYKLDLPGEYNVSASFNVTDLSPFDVGDALDLRTNPLQEEGNDAAQGSLVQDPVHVPVGPVTRARAKKFKESLMSLVQ from the exons aacatcaagatgaacgttcctcccttccaagggaagaatgacccagaattgtatcttgattgggagagaaaggtggagcttatgttcgattgccacaactattcagagctcaagaaggtgaagttggcagcaattgagttctccgattatgcacttgtttggtgggatcagttggtgacgagtaggaggagaaacagtgagccacctattcagacttggcaggagatgaaggctgtgatgaggaagcgttttgtgccgaatcattactaccgcgagcttttcaacaagttgcagactttgaggcaaggcagtcggagtgtggatgagtattataaggagatggaggttgccacGATTCGAGCGaatgtggtggaggagcgagaggcgaccatggctagattcttgactggtttgcattgggatattcgtgataaggtggagttgcagcactacgttgagttggaggacatggttcacatggccatcaagatcgagaatcaactcaagaggaggggcaacaaca tttctaatggttcctcgtcaaaagggaatcaatggaaaaaggaggcaccgccgagagaggagaagaagccgttcGTTAGGTCCCGACCCGAGGGAACCGGTGCAGCAAATCAGGGCAGTCCGGCCGTTTCTgatggtcgaaatcgagataagaagtgcttcaagtgccaaggcttcgggcatattatgagtgactgcccgaacaggagaattatgatcttgagagatgacggcgaagtcgtgacggatg atggtaccgatgatgaggaggagtgtgaggagattttcgcgcccaatggacagctttttgtagctaggagagctttgagtgtccaaactcaacccaatgagcgagagcagcgggagaacctctttcacacgagatgtcttgttcaagacaaggtatgtagtgtgatcattgatggcgggagttgcacgaatgtggctagtagagccatggttgacagattggggctgaccacggagaagcattccaagccatatcgtttgcagtggctgaatgagacaggcgtcatcaaagtgacgaagcaagtgaaggttccgtttcgcattgggaagtatgaggatgaggttgtgtgtgatgtgatccctatgcaagcgagccacatcctgttggggcgaccgtggcagtttgatcgccgt gagtttgatgatgtttttcccgacgatacacctgccggtttaccaccaattcgagggattgagcatcagattgactttgtgcccggcgctacacttccgaaccgaccagcttaccgaaccaatccggaggagacaaaggagttggagaggcaaattggcgagttattggccaaagggcatgtgagggagagtttgagtccttgtgcggtacccgttctacttgtaccgaagaaggactcgtctttgagg tttgttgttagtgcgcagggtgtacaggttgatgacgagaagatacgagctatccaagagtggccaacgccgacgaacgttgcagcagttcgaagctttcatggacttgctagtttctacaggcgattcgtgcctcattttagcagtgttgcagcaccattgacggaagtcatcaagaagaatgtggagtttaagtggggcaaggcgcaagaggaggcatttcaacagttgaaatacaaattgacccacgccccggtattatctcttcctaatttctccaaatcttttgagattgaatgtgatgcttctggtgttggtattggtgcagtgttgatgcaagagagacgacccattgcgtatttcagcgagaagctaaacggggcgacattgagttatcccacgtatgataaggagctgtacgcattggtgagagctttgcaaacgtggcagcactacttgtggcccaatgagttcgtcattcacacggatcacgagtcgttgaaacacttgaaggggcagcacaagttgaacaagcggcatgcaaggtggatggagttcattgagacgtttccctacgtcatcaaatacaagcaaggtaaagagaatgtggtggccgacgcactttctcggag gcatgatgactatctttttaggaagaataagttatgtgttcctaaatgttctttacgtgagttgttattgcttgagtctcatggtgggggtttgatgggacattttggcattgctaagactttagctgttctgcatgagcatttcttttggcctcatatgaaacgtgatgttgagagaatttgtggtcgatgtgttacatgtaaacaagctaagtctagggtgagttcccatggattgtatacaccattgcctattcctacagcaccttggattgatatttctatggattttgtgttaggtttgcctaggactaagcgtggtcgagattccatctttgtggttgttgatcgattttctaagatggcacattttattccatgtcataaatctgatgatgcatctcatgtagctgatctattctttagagagattgttagattgcatggcatgcctaggactattgtttctgatagggattcgaagttcttgagctacttttggaagactttgtggtgtaagttgggtactaaacttttgttttctactacttgtcatccacaaactgatggtcaaacagaggtagtgaataagactttgtctactttgcttagagctattatcaagaaaaacattaagtcttgggaagattgtttgcctcatgttgagtttgcttataatcgttctgttcattctgctactcaattttcaccatttgagattgtgtatggatttaatcctttgactccattggatttatctcccttacctgagcat cccggtgattgggtatggctgcacatgcgcaaggaaaggtttccattgcagcggagatccaagttacttcctagaggcgacgggccatttcaagtgttggagcgcatcaatgacaatgcctacaagttggacttaccaggtgagtataatgtgagtgcttcttttaatgtgactgatttgagtccttttgatgtaggtgatgctttggatttgaggacaaatcctcttcaagaggaggggaatgatgcagcccaaggttcgttagtgcaagacccggtgcatgttcctgttggtccggttacaagagcacgagccaagaagttcaaggagagcttgatgagcttagttcaa